From the Falsirhodobacter halotolerans genome, the window CGATGCGGGGGCGCTTGCCAGCGGCCAGCGCCGCGCCCAACCCACCAGCACCATCAGCCTTCGCCTGTTTCAGGACGCCCCCGTCGCCCATGGCAACGCCCGGTCCTTGCAAGAGGCGATGGACACCGCCGATGCGATGGAGGCGTTCGCGGGCGAGGAGGAGCCGGTCTTCAACAACACCACTCTGTCCGGCTCCAACCAGATCAACATCCGGGTGCGTTTCGCCGAGGTGTCGCGCAACCAGCTTCTGCGCTATGGCATCACCTGGGACGTGTTCCGGGGCGGGGATTCCTTCACCTTCGGCAGCGTGATGGGCGGGGGCGGCGCGGGGCTGGGGATCGGCGGCACCGGCGCGCGGGTTGACGCGCTGTTGGAGGCGTTGCAGCAGAACGGCATCCTGACCGTTCTTGCCGAACCCAACATCACCGCCGTGACGGGCGAAACGGCAAGCTTCCTTGCCGGGGGCGAAATTCCGATCCCCGTGCCCGTGACCCGCGATCAGGTGGGGATCGAATACAAGCAGTTCGGCGTCTCGCTCCTGTTCACGCCGACACTTCTGCCCAATGACCGCATTTCCATGCGGGTCCGGCCCGAGGTGAGCAGCCTGTCGGGCGAGGGGATGATCGACATCGCCAACCTGTCGGTCCCCTCCCTTCAGGTGCGCCGGGCGGACACGACCGTGGAGGTGGGATCCGGCCAGACCTTTGCCATCGCGGGCCTGTTCCAACGCGATCAGGCCCAGCAGATCGACAAGGTGCCCTTGGTGGGGGATATCCCGATTCTCGGCCAGCTGTTCCGATCCTCGCGCTTCCGGCGCAATGAGACGGAGCTGGTGATCCTCATCACCCCCTATCTGGTGGAGCCGGTCAG encodes:
- a CDS encoding type II and III secretion system protein family protein, which translates into the protein MTTFACLCLALLFPLAVTAQTVDARGGEALSLSVGDGRILRFDEPVSQVFLADATVADVRVISPEMAYIHALTEGRTNLIALSDDEVTVGEVDLRVTADAGALASGQRRAQPTSTISLRLFQDAPVAHGNARSLQEAMDTADAMEAFAGEEEPVFNNTTLSGSNQINIRVRFAEVSRNQLLRYGITWDVFRGGDSFTFGSVMGGGGAGLGIGGTGARVDALLEALQQNGILTVLAEPNITAVTGETASFLAGGEIPIPVPVTRDQVGIEYKQFGVSLLFTPTLLPNDRISMRVRPEVSSLSGEGMIDIANLSVPSLQVRRADTTVEVGSGQTFAIAGLFQRDQAQQIDKVPLVGDIPILGQLFRSSRFRRNETELVILITPYLVEPVSARTLKTPLDSPRGALSEPVAEVNRPKTNAGFGFYVQ